From the Vibrio tubiashii ATCC 19109 genome, the window CATTTTGTGGGTTGTCGGGTATTTTAAATCAGTTTACTAAACCACGAGAAGCTTATGACCATTACTTCCCAAAAGGTAAATATCCATTTAACAGTATTAACTTCCTTAATTTGGTCCCAGCCTGCCCACATTGCAACAGCAGCTATAAATTAGTCAAAGACCCCAATATAGAGAAGCCAGATACCGCTAAGGCTAAGGCAAAAAATCCTTTACGAGTTCCTCGCAAGGTTTTCTATCCTTACGCAAACCATACGAATCTGATTAGTTTATCTTTGTCTATCAAAACGCAAGATTGGAAAAAATTAGAAGCTACTGACGTAACTCTAAGCATGGGCCCAGACTCTATTCAACAAGAGCTTGATACATGGGATGATTTGTACGGAATTTCTGAACGCTACAAAGCAGAATGTTGCTCAAAAAACTCAGGTAAGGCATGGTTATCGGAAGTATTTGAACGCTCTAATAAGCTTAAGTTATCGACTAAGCAGTACGTAGAAAATATCGAACTGGATACAGAACTCGATCCTTTTGTAGATAAACGATTTTTAAGAAGGTCGTTTTTAATAGCATGTAACAAAGCTGGGCTTTTTGATATACAAAATAGTGATTAGCTTCA encodes:
- a CDS encoding HNH endonuclease, coding for MQEYIQFILEDVWCIAIDGMDYEIDTLFAAKPDLRDMIKELDIHDVEVKGAKNFLGPLNSLFEKFKLLNGVQKQQFKDWFTLNNDIKRLCEDGDQCTPATYKTVKELYPDEQYPGLVSELEKFYKNIYSGDFLKLASVRDRIGLIADHNLKFTQLNDRDVCPFCGLSGILNQFTKPREAYDHYFPKGKYPFNSINFLNLVPACPHCNSSYKLVKDPNIEKPDTAKAKAKNPLRVPRKVFYPYANHTNLISLSLSIKTQDWKKLEATDVTLSMGPDSIQQELDTWDDLYGISERYKAECCSKNSGKAWLSEVFERSNKLKLSTKQYVENIELDTELDPFVDKRFLRRSFLIACNKAGLFDIQNSD